From Aegilops tauschii subsp. strangulata cultivar AL8/78 chromosome 5, Aet v6.0, whole genome shotgun sequence:
ACAGCCGGGATCAACGCCGGCGCGTCCAGTTCAACTCCAACTTCGACCTGTTCACATCACCGGCGGCCAACTGGCGCGACACCATGTTTCTCGAGCTGCCGCTGCCGCCGGAGGAGATCCCGGTGGCGTGCAGGGCCGTCGTGCTGGAGTACGCTCGGCAGGTGCAGCGGCTAGGCCGCGCTCTGTTTGAGCTGCTGTCGGAGGCGCTGGGCTTGCACCCGAGGTTCCTGGAGGAGGAGACGATGTGCCTGGACCGGCTGAGCATGGGCGGCCACTACTACCCGGCGTGCCCAGAGCCGCACCTGACGCTAGGCACCACTAGGCACTCCGACCTCAGCTTCCTCACCGTGCTCCTCCAGGACGCCGTCGGCGGTCTCCAGGTGCTCGTGGACGACGATGACGGCAAGAAGAGAACGTCGTGGGTGGACGTGCCGGCGGTGACGGGGGCGCTGGTGGTCAACGTGGGTGACCACCTGCAGCTCATGTCCAACGGCAGGTTCAAGAGCGTGGAGCACCGCGTGGTGGCTAACAGCGTGGGGCCCAGGGTGTCGGTGGCGTGCTTCATTAGGCCGTGCCCGTCGTCGACGAGAGTTCTCGCGCCGA
This genomic window contains:
- the LOC109762737 gene encoding 1-aminocyclopropane-1-carboxylate oxidase homolog 1-like codes for the protein MASDDERLRALKAFDDTKAGVKGLVDAGVTTVPSIFHHPPESFSLGNSTPTHGITIPLIDLAAGERAELVTAVRTAAETVGFFRVVNHGVRDDLLAEMLASVRRFHESPAEAKRPYYSRDQRRRVQFNSNFDLFTSPAANWRDTMFLELPLPPEEIPVACRAVVLEYARQVQRLGRALFELLSEALGLHPRFLEEETMCLDRLSMGGHYYPACPEPHLTLGTTRHSDLSFLTVLLQDAVGGLQVLVDDDDGKKRTSWVDVPAVTGALVVNVGDHLQLMSNGRFKSVEHRVVANSVGPRVSVACFIRPCPSSTRVLAPIVTGCEMAL